Below is a window of Sinorhizobium meliloti DNA.
TAGGTGACGGTGATCGCGACGATGTCGGAATAGACGCCGGCAGCGGGCGTCGTCTGGGCCGGCACCCGGCCGTATGCGGTCAGGTTCTGAACATTGCCGTTGCCGGTTCCGGAGACGACGTCCGTGCCGGCGGTGACGCCCCAAATCTGCGTCCGGGCGGCGTCGCGGTAGATTGTATAATTCACCGTTGCAGAGGCAGTTCCGGTCATGCGTCGGACCGCGACCGTCGCCCCGGCGCCGCCGCCTGCGCTAAGGCCGACGGTGTAGGGTGTGCCGTTGGTACACTGAACTGAAATCGTGCTGGTCTGATCGATATTGGCGTCGATCACGCCCCTCGTTCCGAAATCGAGATCGCTTGCCGTGACTACCTTGCACTCCGCCTGGATCGTTATCCGAACATTCATGTTTCCGGTTGCAGTCGCGGCAAGCGCAGGCGCGGCGGCGTTGGCGCCCAAGAGTGCCGCGGTACCCGCGACACGAAGAAGTTTCAGCATGCGTGGCTCCTCTCAGGTTAAACCCTCAAGACGCACGCCACCCCGTCCCCATCCGCATAGCCCCACGCGATGACATAGACGTCAGTACGAACAAGATCATAAACATGAATTCGACCA
It encodes the following:
- a CDS encoding spore coat U domain-containing protein, which codes for MLKLLRVAGTAALLGANAAAPALAATATGNMNVRITIQAECKVVTASDLDFGTRGVIDANIDQTSTISVQCTNGTPYTVGLSAGGGAGATVAVRRMTGTASATVNYTIYRDAARTQIWGVTAGTDVVSGTGNGNVQNLTAYGRVPAQTTPAAGVYSDIVAITVTY